In Blastocatellia bacterium, one DNA window encodes the following:
- a CDS encoding endonuclease MutS2 has translation MNPQTFVALDYEELKELLAGRTQTPLGRARALSLHPSTDAEEIRRALKLVSDCVRYFEHHSPFGLSGLADPSESLRLLQVEGARLDPRQILELIHLIEAGQTLRASLQGLRNEYPHLALLVGEIPDLRPLLRALRGKILPSGEIDDHASPTLAEIRREIHHLRGRIYRQLEHIMRQSPEGMVQDEIVTLRNERYVIPIRATHRGQIPGVVHAVSSSGATVFVEPLATIDLNNELVRLLELEQVEISRILLEMSDRLRVELPQVQRLVHLLGEIDLIAAKARLSREFGGVEPTMVTEGERISLTDVRHLLLDHLLRQRGERAVPISVELDAASRVLIISGPNAGGKTVALKTIGLTCLMAQSGLHVPATQATLSVFTHVLADIGDQQSIVANLSTFTAHIKSVKEMAEMLELPALVLLDEVGTGTDPEEGAALAIAIVDYFRRRGALVVAATHYPQLKMYASLTPGVVNAAVEFDEVRLRPTYRLIMGIPGTSNGLDIARRIGLPDEMIASAREHLKGTTEEINRYLQHLKAEYERQQALRTALEQERDAVAERYARLDEEFRRRELDRQKEIQTHIERLTQMASEQIRQALAQLTERHPAGDVKKAAQRRLAQISSQLHQEARAISFEVPPPKETRRFVPALEVGVAVGDHVRVRDIDTMGTIVHIAGDQAEVQVGSWRMKTDLANLDVVTDHASSPPPQRTRSSSSGVIAQVRSRGSLPPELNLLGKSVEEALELTDRFLDEASLASLGTVRIIHGVGSGALRRAIREMLQHHPHVASFRAGEPHEGADGVTLVVLKPA, from the coding sequence ATGAATCCACAGACGTTCGTCGCTCTGGATTATGAGGAGCTGAAGGAACTTCTGGCGGGGCGAACACAAACGCCGCTCGGTCGGGCGCGAGCGTTGTCTTTGCACCCCTCAACTGACGCGGAGGAGATTCGTCGTGCCCTCAAACTGGTGTCGGATTGCGTCCGCTACTTTGAACATCACAGCCCGTTTGGATTGAGTGGGCTGGCGGATCCGAGCGAGAGTTTGCGCCTTCTTCAGGTCGAGGGGGCTCGACTGGATCCGCGCCAGATTCTCGAACTCATCCATCTGATCGAGGCCGGCCAGACGCTTCGTGCCTCTCTTCAGGGCTTGAGGAACGAATATCCTCATCTGGCTCTTCTTGTCGGAGAAATTCCCGATCTCCGGCCACTTTTGAGGGCGCTGCGGGGCAAGATACTGCCGTCGGGAGAGATTGACGATCATGCCAGCCCGACGTTGGCTGAGATTCGTCGCGAGATTCACCATCTGCGAGGACGCATTTACCGGCAGTTAGAACACATCATGCGCCAGTCGCCCGAAGGCATGGTGCAGGATGAGATCGTCACCTTACGCAACGAGCGATACGTCATTCCCATTCGTGCGACCCACCGAGGTCAGATTCCCGGCGTGGTTCACGCCGTATCGTCCTCGGGAGCGACGGTGTTCGTCGAGCCGCTGGCGACGATTGACCTCAATAACGAGCTGGTGCGTCTGCTGGAGCTGGAGCAGGTCGAAATTTCCCGAATCCTCCTGGAGATGAGCGATCGGCTGCGCGTTGAATTGCCGCAGGTGCAACGACTCGTCCATCTTCTCGGCGAGATTGACCTCATCGCGGCAAAGGCGCGACTGTCGCGGGAGTTCGGAGGAGTTGAACCCACGATGGTCACCGAGGGCGAGCGCATTTCGCTCACCGATGTGCGCCACCTGTTGCTCGATCATCTGCTCAGGCAACGTGGGGAACGCGCCGTTCCCATCTCGGTCGAGCTTGACGCTGCATCGCGCGTCCTCATCATCAGCGGACCGAATGCCGGAGGCAAGACCGTTGCCCTGAAGACGATTGGTCTGACCTGTCTCATGGCGCAATCGGGACTCCACGTGCCCGCGACGCAGGCGACGCTTTCGGTCTTCACACACGTCCTCGCTGACATCGGCGATCAGCAATCAATTGTGGCCAACCTTTCCACCTTCACGGCGCATATTAAGAGTGTGAAAGAGATGGCGGAAATGCTGGAGCTGCCGGCTCTCGTGCTCCTGGACGAAGTGGGCACGGGAACCGATCCCGAGGAAGGGGCAGCGCTGGCCATCGCCATTGTGGATTATTTCCGTCGGCGAGGAGCCCTGGTCGTGGCGGCCACGCACTATCCCCAACTGAAGATGTATGCCTCGCTCACGCCCGGCGTCGTCAATGCTGCCGTCGAATTCGATGAGGTTCGGCTCCGGCCAACGTATCGGTTGATCATGGGAATTCCCGGAACGTCGAACGGTCTGGACATTGCCCGACGCATCGGCTTGCCCGATGAGATGATCGCCTCGGCGCGAGAACATCTGAAGGGCACGACCGAGGAGATCAACCGCTACCTTCAGCATCTGAAGGCCGAGTACGAACGTCAGCAGGCTCTGCGGACCGCCCTGGAGCAGGAGCGCGACGCGGTGGCCGAACGCTACGCCCGGCTCGATGAGGAATTCCGGCGCCGCGAGCTAGACCGGCAGAAGGAAATCCAGACTCACATCGAGCGATTGACCCAGATGGCTTCGGAGCAGATTCGGCAGGCTCTTGCCCAGCTCACCGAGAGACATCCCGCCGGAGACGTGAAAAAAGCGGCCCAACGTCGCCTCGCCCAGATCAGCTCGCAGCTTCATCAGGAGGCGCGCGCGATCTCGTTCGAGGTGCCTCCACCAAAGGAAACCCGACGGTTTGTTCCTGCGCTCGAGGTGGGCGTCGCCGTGGGAGATCACGTTCGAGTGCGAGATATTGACACGATGGGCACAATCGTCCATATTGCAGGCGATCAGGCGGAAGTTCAGGTGGGATCGTGGCGCATGAAAACGGATCTGGCCAATCTTGATGTGGTAACGGATCACGCGTCGAGTCCACCGCCACAACGAACTCGTTCCTCGTCATCGGGGGTGATTGCCCAGGTGAGATCCCGAGGGAGTCTTCCGCCGGAGCTGAATCTCTTGGGGAAATCGGTGGAGGAAGCCCTGGAGCTGACCGACCGTTTCCTCGATGAGGCGTCCCTGGCATCGTTAGGGACAGTTCGGATTATTCATGGCGTTGGTTCCGGCGCGTTGCGTCGAGCCATTCGCGAGATGCTGCAGCACCATCCTCATGTCGCCAGTTTTCGCGCAGGCGAGCCGCATGAGGGAGCTGACGGCGTCACACTCGTCGTCCTGAAGCCGGCATAA
- a CDS encoding aminopeptidase P N-terminal domain-containing protein yields the protein MRERFRAIFFFLLLYVVAGYGLLLSGPGSSAPLRSAPSEQAQHLAGQPLGDYRARRERLMEMAKDGIVVLSGAVEEEFGEVERFRQRNYFLYLTGVDVPRALLILAAMESNGPREILFLPPRNPARERWTGPKIGPGDIAERTFGVQRALSTTEFEAELKRLAEKTRILYTVVPRGPRARFRSEQEFIERLRQIVPEADVRDVTPLIDEMRRVKSPAEIALLKEAVRITGEAHADVMAALRPGLYEYHLEALVMAAFLRNGAMRAGFPSIIGSGPNSTILHYMENSRQIGENELVVVDIGAEYKYYTADITRTLPSSGRFTERQRQIYELVLGAQKAAEAAFRVGRTTIRDLHRAAIEFMRASPLRSSDGQTLDRFFIHGLGHYLGMDVHDVGDYSKPLTPGVVFTIEPGIYLPAENLGVRIEDDYLVTETGLVKLSAHIPSSPDEIEKLIGRNRPMPR from the coding sequence ATGAGAGAACGCTTTCGTGCAATTTTTTTCTTCCTGCTGCTTTATGTCGTTGCAGGTTATGGACTCTTGCTGTCGGGTCCCGGCTCATCGGCACCGCTCAGGTCGGCGCCATCGGAGCAGGCGCAGCATCTCGCGGGTCAGCCGCTCGGGGACTATCGTGCACGGCGCGAGCGGTTGATGGAGATGGCCAAAGACGGCATCGTTGTCCTCTCCGGAGCGGTCGAAGAGGAATTCGGTGAGGTAGAGAGGTTCCGTCAGCGAAATTATTTCCTCTATCTCACGGGAGTTGACGTTCCCAGGGCGTTGCTCATCCTGGCAGCCATGGAATCAAACGGGCCGCGAGAGATTCTCTTTCTCCCGCCACGAAATCCTGCGCGTGAACGCTGGACCGGACCGAAGATCGGACCCGGAGATATAGCCGAGCGAACGTTCGGCGTTCAGCGGGCGTTGTCAACAACCGAATTCGAGGCTGAGTTGAAGCGGCTGGCCGAGAAGACGCGCATTCTCTACACGGTCGTTCCTCGTGGCCCTCGCGCCCGCTTCCGGTCGGAGCAGGAATTCATCGAACGGCTGCGCCAGATCGTTCCCGAGGCTGATGTCCGTGATGTCACACCCCTCATTGATGAGATGCGACGGGTCAAGTCGCCTGCGGAGATCGCCTTGCTGAAGGAGGCCGTTCGCATCACCGGCGAAGCGCATGCTGATGTGATGGCCGCTCTTCGTCCGGGACTTTACGAATATCACCTGGAGGCTCTCGTCATGGCGGCGTTTTTGCGTAACGGGGCCATGCGCGCGGGATTTCCCTCCATCATCGGGTCAGGGCCGAATTCGACCATCCTTCATTATATGGAAAACAGCCGACAGATCGGCGAGAACGAACTGGTCGTCGTTGACATCGGAGCCGAGTACAAATACTACACGGCTGATATCACGCGAACTCTCCCGTCGAGCGGTCGGTTCACCGAACGCCAGCGTCAAATTTATGAGCTGGTGCTGGGCGCGCAAAAAGCCGCGGAAGCCGCTTTTCGGGTCGGGCGCACGACCATACGGGATCTGCACCGAGCGGCTATTGAGTTCATGCGGGCGAGTCCGCTTCGGTCGAGCGACGGCCAGACCCTCGATCGGTTTTTTATTCACGGGTTGGGGCATTATCTCGGCATGGATGTGCACGATGTCGGGGATTATTCAAAACCGCTCACGCCGGGAGTGGTCTTTACCATCGAACCTGGGATTTATCTCCCCGCCGAAAATCTCGGCGTGCGAATCGAAGACGATTACCTGGTGACCGAAACAGGACTAGTCAAGCTATCGGCACATATTCCCAGCTCTCCGGATGAAATCGAGAAGCTCATCGGGAGGAATAGACCGATGCCACGATGA